In Silene latifolia isolate original U9 population chromosome X, ASM4854445v1, whole genome shotgun sequence, the following proteins share a genomic window:
- the LOC141620629 gene encoding putative disease resistance protein RGA4, whose protein sequence is MRELNKGSKPYLISLEQICNEIKEHLQGKKYLLVLDDVWTDHYDNWLEFEEILKVGQRRSRIVVTTRSKKVARNLGGQIYELKGLADEESWRLFERMSFTPDQIKSHDDDLVMLGKKIVKKCKNVPLAVKLVGSLLRYQSMPMWELFENRGISMLNENDDTMNQILKLSYHQLVSPLKSCFAYSAIFPKNFEIDKRMLINLWMAQGYVNVDYEGEEYIRTLLQRCFFQDIVEDKWGEVDRFKIHDLLHDVAEEVAGEE, encoded by the coding sequence ATGAGAGAATTGAATAAGGGTAGCAAGCCTTATTTAATCAGTTTGGAGCAAATCTGTAATGAAATTAAGGAACATCTCCAAGGGAAAAAATATTTACTTGTATTAGATGATGTATGGACCGATCATTATGATAATTGGCTAGAATTTGAAGAGATTTTAAAGGTAGGACAAAGACGAAGTCGGATAGTGGTAACCACACGTTCGAAAAAAGTAGCCAGAAATTTAGGTGGTCAAATCTATGAGTTAAAAGGTTTGGCGGACGAGGAATCATGGCGATTGTTTGAGAGGATGTCGTTTACGCCAGACCAAATAAAAAGTCATGACGATGACTTGGTTATGCTTGGTAAGAAGATTGTTAAAAAGTGTAAAAATGTTCCGCTTGCTGTTAAATTAGTGGGAAGTCTTCTGCGTTACCAATCCATGCCTATGTGGGAATTATTTGAGAACCGAGGGATCTCCATGTTGAATGAAAATGATGATACCATGAACCAAATATTGAAGCTAAGTTACCATCAGCTTGTTTCCCCTTTGAAGAGTTGTTTTGCTTACAGCGCTATCTTTCCCAAGAATTTTGAGATTGATAAGCGAATGTTGATAAATCTTTGGATGGCACAAGGCTACGTCAATGTGGATTATGAGGGCGAGGAGTATATCCGCACTTTGTTGCAAAGGTGTTTTTTTCAGGATATAGTCGAGGACAAATGGGGTGAGGTTGACCGATTTAAGATACATGATCTCTTGCATGATGTTGCTGAAGAAGTAGCAGGCGAGGAGTAA